The Corylus avellana chromosome ca11, CavTom2PMs-1.0 genome contains the following window.
AGGGCGGAGCGTGGAGGCTCGTGCAACGCTGGAATAGGCTGAAATTGCACAGATCCACCGTTCTAGGGCCAAGACACCACTTTTGGTGGTTATTTGGCCAAGAGGAGTCACGGTGGCGGCGCGATTGGCTCAGACAGAAATTGTCGGAGGAGCATGAAGGCGCTTGGAGAGCCGATGGCTGTGGATCGACGACCGAAATTGGGAGGACGCTGAAGGGAGCGCcggaaaacgtcaaagacgtttattgaaggccagagaaggtggctctgataccatgttagaataatggagagatatagaagcggaagaaaaagagagagaaaagagagagagagcggaagcatataggactacattgtattgagtcttgtatatgataatgaatacaagggcctctatttatagagaggcaagtaacctaataggttaaggaaaggtaaacctagtagaaaaggtaaacctaaagaagtaaataataagtaatattcttaacaccAAGAAAGAATTGTTTGGCCCCGTTTAAAGAGCTTGTGCTTAGGCTTAACTCCTCATATGACGTGCCTCCAATCACTTGCATATATAGTTTCAGATGGGGTTATGGGATTTGGAAGAGAAGTTGGGAAAGAATTAGGCATCCCGGAGGTTCAATTTTGAACTACTTCTGCTTGTGGCTTCATGGGATATCTTCACTTCAGTGAACTCATCAAAAGAGGCATTATTCCCTTCAAAGGTACGtgaaattttttacttaaatgAAACTTGGTGAGCCGAGCTTGCACAGGGAATTCTACTTGGTGAGCCATTGGTGAGCCAAGCCAagctcaaatttcaaaaaaaaaaaaaaaaaaaaatcattaaaagatCATTAGTCGTTTAAATAACTGCTAAtcgttagcggaggcggttagttaaattcactaaccgcctaggtggttacggttagcggttctaaccaataaccgctaaccgtaaccgccttttcacccctaattataataatatacataaataattttttgaaaaatacatTATTTGAGAACTAATTTACGTTTTTTTATGCTTATAGCTTAGgcatgaaaatataaattaaaagttacgtttatatgttttaaacaatagtTAAATTATTTAcgaattttgttaattatatttttaatatttttaatcaatattttttttcaaaatttatttattttaatcttgCCCCCTAAACCAAAATTCTTCGTCCGACACTTAGTTATGCCTATAAAAGGCACGTATACATTGACACTGATAAATTAAGCAATATATGACACTTTCAATGTCACTTTCTGGTCCAAGTTTTGAGTAATGACACCAAATTGACATCCAACAACCAATTTTCCGATGTAGTTGGATGTCATCTCCCAGTCACGACCCGTCACAACGACAATTCAGTCCACAATTAATTGTGACTTAAGAACAACAAAAACTACAACTCTAACCACGAAAATTATGTTTGGATCCAATCAAAAATCACCTTCCAAATATAGAAGCTCTTCTATCGTATGTAAGTGATCTAGCTAGCATCTTCAGTCATACTacttattaataataataaataaataaaaaggtaaaccctactaaaagaagaaataaaaatgatcgGCTGCTACCTCGTCCGAGCGGATTGATTCTCGTTTGAATGAGAATGTGATGAAACACTATATAGATACTTCTTCGCCGAATAAGTgttgatttaacattttttagcTGTTGTGAATAGCCGgccctagagagaaaaaacctCATTTCCTCTCCCCCTActcctctcttctttcctccccttcccttcttgttttaatttttctttttctttttttcttttttttttcagtttatttttttggtttttccgaCCAATCCAATTGCACCGGCCATCCCTTTGCTTATGCTGCACTAGCTCCATCTGCCTTCCACTGTGTTGCGCCGCTCTTCATCTCCCTAGAATCGGTTaggctttagatctagttttttcaaatttagatctAGTCTCCTGAATTGGTCTCGCTTAGCCACACGCTGGCCCACCATGCTCCCCGGCTCCTCAGCTGCCCATCGGTGCAAAACGGCTCCTTCTCGTCCACCACGTGCCGACTAGTGCGCTTCGCCTCCCTCACCCCAGCTGTTGTAGCTATTTGCTAgcttttttattgtgtttttgttattttttgaataagggtTTGATTTCTCCTTAAATCTACTTTCATAAGCGATTTTTGGGGTGAAGGTTTTTATCCTGGCCTTTGAGTCAAGGAGGATTTGTTTCGATGGGAGAGCTTTACTCCCATGGCAGAGAAAATTAAAGTTAAGAATATGGGCTACCTATATATTAGATTAAGTCTGCATGGAACATATAtgttctataactgaagtttgtACATGAGTTAGCGAATATTGAAGCCATAGATAggacttgattgtaagatttttatgtttgtctctatgacgttgtaacctcataactttggctatgatttatcagaactttatgctcttgatctttttcaatgaatgaatatgaaagattcacttcaaaaacaaaaatattgcaaGACATTGGGACATGCATGTAATTTTGTCATATATCAACACAATTTCAGTTTGTAAAAATTGCAATATTATTGAGCTTGAGTTCGACATTccctaaatataattttatctaCCATGTCCTACAAACGAAAGCTTCAAAGATGACGGCACACTTGACACACCAATCGACTGGATTCTGGGCATGAAAAACATGCAGCTTAAGGACCTTCCTACCTTCATTAGAATCACCGATACTAATGACATCTTGTTCGATTTTGTGAGATCAGAAACATAGAATTGCTTGAATTCTTCTGCGATCATTTTCAACACATTTGATGAGTTTGAATACGAAGTACTAAAAGCAATTTCTGCCATATTCCCTCACATTTACATTATAGGTTCACTTCCCTTACTAGGCTAACATGTGCCCGATAGCCAACTCAAGTCCTTAAGTTCAAACTTATGGAAAGAAGACTTCAAATTTCTCCCATGGCTTGATAAATGGGAATCCAAATCTATTGTGTGTGTAAACTATGGCACCATTACCGTAATGACCAAACAACAGTTGAAAGAGTTCGCATGGGGACTTGCAAATTGCAAGCACCCATTTTTGTGGATAGTTAGGCTGGACGTGGTATTAGGAGATTCAGCAAATTTGCCAAAAGCTTTTTTGGAAGAGACTAAGGATATATAGGGGATTGCTAGTGAGTTGGTGTCCACAAAAACAAGTGCTAGCACACCCATCAATAGGGGTTTTCGTAACATACTGTGGATGAAACTCTACATTAGAAAGCATATGTTTTGGTGTGCCTGTTATTTGCTGGCCATTTTTTGCTGACAACAACCAAATTGTAAGTACGCTTGTATCACTTGAGAAATAATTGGCATGGAGGTCAACCAAGATGTAAAATGTGATGAGATTGAAGCACTTGTCAAAGAAGTGATGGAAGGGTATGTATAAGGGGGAGGCAATGAAGCAAAAGGCACTTGAATGGAAAAAGAAAGTAGTGGAAGCTACTGATATTGGAGGTTCATCTTACAAGAATTTTGAAAGATTAATTAAGGTGGCTTTCCATGGTCCATATATATAGCAACTGAATAGTGTAACTCTTTTAAGCATAggtaccatatatatatatggttacgTACCGCTATGTCTATGACATGTTCTATCTTCCATGCATAACTTGTagtaattatttttaagatttaattctATTGTGTAATTCTTAGATGATCATCAAATTATATTACTTTCAAGTAATTATTGGACTATTTTTCAGTAGTATTAGATTACTTAATGGAATGACCCAAAACCAATGGGATATTGATTGTATATGACTGTAAGAATGTAAAATTGTTTGATCATGGCTTTAGCTAGCCAGCAGGTGCTATATAGAATCGATAGCGTATGTGGTTAACAGAAACCCCCAACCACATGTGGATGTGGTTATTAATTGCATTCGCATacttttttatatgtatatatatatatatatatatatatatatatgtgcttacTTGTGATTAACGAAATTGTTGGTTTGATGTCCAGATTTTTGAGTTATGGGacaaaatatgtgatttttttggGGAGATTACActcccaataaaaataaataaataaataaataaaagggataaagaataattaattaggctCCCAGCAAACAAACATTTCATCTCTTGGTCAAAATTAGATTAGACAATAGGGAAAATATTGTCTACAGTCTAATTAGAGACTCAAAGGAGGCTTTAAAGGCTAAGCCCAAAATTGCCATTACCTAACATGCGAATTGCGGTTAATAACCGAAACAACCGAGCAGATAATGATTTGTAATTGTATGATGTGTGAAAGCAGATGCAGTTACGTAAAATTGATATCCACATGATGTGGATACGGATGCGGTTATTGGCATGTACAACCTTAATGTCAAGAATgttaaaagaacaaaacaccCCACAACATACATGCCATTTGAGAGAAAAATGATAAGAGataattgagagagagattcaaaatttcattttcttaaattattaaatgaatCGATTAATACCCAATATTCCATGGAGTATATATGGAGTACTAATTATAAGCAACCAAGAGTTGTCAGTACCTCTTGACCATGAAAGTTACATCAACCAACCCACTGAGGGTAAACTAAAGGTCCGTCTAGTAAGACATATTAGAAAATCAACGTGACTTAAATACGTGATGGACGTACATTTCATTGTCTTGCCAATTGCCAACTCAGTAACAGTTCACTTTTTATAGAAAGATATTTACACAACCTCATTCATTATAGACTTATAGTGCCCATCGAACATATGGCTAATATTGAAccattttttctataaaatagtGCAAAGCTAAAGGAAGGAAGCTATCCCAAGCCCTTGAGATTTGATTCCGTCGTAGAGCTTAATTTGATAAGGATCGATCATGGGTTCAGTTGAAGCCAAAAAACCCCATGCAGTGTGTCTTCCATTCCCAGCACAAGGGCATGTGACCCCCATGATGAGATTAGCCAAGCTCCTACACACAAGGGGTTTCTACATAACCTTTGTCAACACTGAGTTCAACCACATGAGACTGATCCGGTCAAAAGGACCCGACTACATTAAGGGGCTGCCGAATTTCCGGTTTGAAACTATACCGGACAGGTTGCCGCCGTCCGACCGTGATGCAACCCAGGATGTCCCGGCCCTATGTGATTCcacaagaaaaaattgtttggccccgTTTAAAGAGCTTGTGCTTAAGCTTAACTCATTGTCTAATCAAGTGCCTCCAGTCACTTGTATTGTTTCGGATGGGATTATGGGTTGTGGTCGTGAAGCTGGAAAAGAGTTAGGCATCCCGGAGGTTCAACTTTGGACTTCTTCAGCTTGTAGCTTCATGGGATGTTTGAGCTTCGATGAACTCATCAAAAGAGGCACTATTCCATTCAAAGGTATGTAGTTGGGCTACCCTTTTTTGTTTGCTAAAGCTTTCGTGGTACTTTGATGTAATATGGGTGTAATGGGCCGCACaattaacaataacaacaatcaCAATTCTTTTACAAATATTTAATCAAGAAAACTCACATGATTTGTAGGGAAAATAGAGAATTAAACACTCAAAAAAGGGATGAAAATACAACATAACTTGGAAGCTACAAATTACTCTCGGTCGAACACCGTTTGACCTCTGTACAGAGCGAACACTTTCTCGATTGAACACCCTGCAAATTACTGTCTTATCCTCATTCTAATCAGATGAAGTCTCATTCAAACGACACATGTGATGCAACACCTTAGTCGGACATGTACGAAAGCCAGTGTCGTCTCCCAACTTCTTCATGAAATGAAACAGTACTAGCTACTTGATCTAGATCATACTTTGTCTCCTCTAAGAGTTGCTTTTCATTTCGTTCTACATCATACGTCGTCTATGTACTTCCTCATGTTcataaattttgcattttctctctttgtggAGAGTAAAGTAGCTTGGTTAATTCTTTGTTTGATTGCAAATCACATGATGCCTCTTGGTTAATTCTTTGTGTTTGATCGAGCCTTTGACCATatcatctaaaaattaattggtgtcCATGAGAAAAGTTTAATTCTTTTATAGCATTCGAAATCGTCTCATTCAAATTAGCAAAGTAACATTGTTGCACCCCAatactttgttttgttttattagttATGGGTGTGTTAATTAATGTTAAATCATGAGCTCAGTTGGTCCAactgtgaattttttttttagttaaatgcAATTATCGTATAAATTAAGTCAAATATCCCAAATTCTGCACTTACACTCtaatatcattttatttaaaaaatttaagctagtaaaaagataataaatttaattatttatatctaatattttaaatttaataaataaaaatgaagaattatTTTCATATGAACATTTCTCGTACTTATTACTGATTTACTTCACAGTTATGTGACCACGTACTGACCATTCATCTCGAAGGATTGGTTTAATTGTTGATTCTAGCTATCATATCCGGTTCCGTTCTCCGTTGCTGATGATATTGTATGGTGTAGTCTGAAGGAGAAACCAAATAATAGAGACACAAAGCagtaatatatatagtaattgcaggtaaaataaaaaaaataaataaaagaaattaacttCTTCTGAggaataattaatgatttaaatttatgttgaaaattgatatgaaaaaactGTTCAATATTGTAAGACATTCGAACATGCATGCAATTTTGTCATTTATCAACACGATTTCAGTTTGTAAAAATTGCAATATTATTGAGCTTGAGTTCGACGACATTCCCTAAAAACAGAATTTTATCTACCATGTGCTGCAGACGAAAGTTTCAAAGATGACGGCACACTTGACACACCAATCGATTGGATTCCGGGCATGAAAAACATGCGACTTAAGGACCTTCCTACCTTCATTAGAATCACTGATATTAATGAAATTATGTTCAATTTTGTGAGATCAGAAACACAGAATTGTTTGAATTCTTCTGCGATCATTTTCAACACATTTGATGAGTTTGAATATGAAGTACTAGAAGCACTTTCTGCCATATGCCCTC
Protein-coding sequences here:
- the LOC132165488 gene encoding linamarin synthase 2-like, whose translation is MGSVEAKKPHAVCLPFPAQGHVTPMMRLAKLLHTRGFYITFVNTEFNHMRLIRSKGPDYIKGLPNFRFETIPDRLPPSDRDATQDVPALCDSTRKNCLAPFKELVLKLNSLSNQVPPVTCIVSDGIMGCGREAGKELGIPEVQLWTSSACSFMGCLSFDELIKRGTIPFKDESFKDDGTLDTPIDWIPGMKNMRLKDLPTFIRITDINEIMFNFVRSETQNCLNSSAIIFNTFDEFEYEVLEALSAICPRIYIIGPLPLLGRHVPDSQLKSLSSSLWKEDSKCLQWLDKREPKSVVYVNYGSITVMTEQHLKEFAWGLANCKHPFLWIIRPDVVLGDSANLPEDFLEETKDRGLLVSWCPQEQVLAHPSIGVFITHCGWNSTLESICFGVPVICWPFFAEQQMNCQYACTTWGIGMEVNHNVKRDEIEALVKEVMEGDKGKAIKQKALEWKKKAVETTDIGGSSYKSFEMLIKEALCGAYGN